One window of the Silurus meridionalis isolate SWU-2019-XX chromosome 24, ASM1480568v1, whole genome shotgun sequence genome contains the following:
- the LOC124378429 gene encoding uncharacterized protein LOC124378429, translating to MLDALLRLVQDTVLNFDTVLNFDTVLNFDTVLNFGHNLIDIAKMHTHTYTHTHTHTHTHTHTHSIIAANIIEYNVHISDSNLFLFLFYSYSFSAYVCYAEIKKSIKGVATADHSSPYHPVLYICLFHTNYLHVFPHHIHEPPLAVGLCPTQGQVSLGVLLHYQVTKATFFQLRNISKLRNVISIRCREARPCVHDLQNGLL from the exons ATGTTAGAcg CGCTGCTGCGGCTTGTACAAG ATACTGTCCTTAATtttg ATACTGTCCTTAATTTtg ATACTGTCCTTAATTTtg ATACTGTCCTTAATTTtg gacacAACCTGATTGATATAGCtaagatgcacacacacacatatacacacacacacacacacacacacacacacacacacacacacagtataatcGCAGCCaatataattgaatataatgtacatataagtgactcaaacttgtttttattcttattttattcttattctttttcaGCTTATGTTTGCTATGCAg AAATTAAGAAGAGCATAAAAG gggtcgccacagcggatcattcttctccataccaccctgtcctctacatctgcctctttcacaccaactacctgcatgtcttccctcaccacatccatgaacctcctctggCAGTAGGTTTATGTCCTACTCAAGGTCAAGTGAGTCTGGGCGTTCTATTACACTATCAAGTTACAAAAGCAACCTTCTTtcaacttagaaatatttctaagttaagaaacgtTATCtctatccgatgcagagaagctcgtccatgcgttcatgacctccagaatggactattgtaa